In Leishmania mexicana MHOM/GT/2001/U1103 complete genome, chromosome 34, one DNA window encodes the following:
- a CDS encoding MAP kinase kinase-like protein, with protein sequence MPDPQSASPGSVYSGGVPPMVWIQREQQRIPLQFSATGSPNLDGTRLREEGNEAFKAGRYHEAIRYYTQAIEVDPDSEFLYTNRSFAYFNIKEFEKSAADAAKAVEINANFFKGHYRLGLAQMSLNDFGHAMESLRKAWALAPSENKEAIRVAMAKCESKMARAPITPLLMSPGDSSSMPYTETGISSRSSWPAAPARPTDVQPTLGSTRVDFSELEADIRRAATLRDQAAAYAETYKAQNDIVECSKRSDKIKSLMSIATSSELSALSKEADEKQSQLRRAVRDQDSNAYHKARCDRDATLNKLWDTAAQAGMAIAQLKKIAKEEQNFFSRFGPASNGTLSNVPTQGTSDRVTAVATPVAAESPPASAPAPPTEAPTDAAAPGTSLSRASCISPGSSTPTAEAVAPQQPLTTPRAGASHSTQSSTTAGAELDQLLRRRVEINEAVRKAQKCFAATDAAGQALLHSLKVEAEAMKEVRSLLAEAVELDTQLETHARQVAQTTTKELSDVRLQALDQMSSIVERVKADKEAFAKTMREGDGLLEEEAKLEQQRLLHERQRIQLQAEIEWFKIRDEPENKIECLQVQVKRLHQRIAAIHEKQKAVQTRLMELVEQDHPELAWKSMANGSRILRLVKGSGLWQNLSFSDFQVLSTLSSTVNSKVYHALRRGEHVAVKEISIDDDAARRRFQREVNIVSTCNHPNIIRIKGVFFDGPFAYILLPYYHRGSLRALLSKQEPMSWVAVQDMLRQLASGVAYLHEHGIVHGDLKPSNVLIADDGRPVISDFGIAKDHGALGVADMTLTTTVTSTSNGPSSIVGTVQYMAPEQLLCETGSHKTKSTGMSDMWALGFTMLEVALENAFFHDGSLGKPCLPLLLPEQKRIDVPAKAVGGDEKLAEAIASVLVADPGNRATAYDLLAHPYFSSTLSSMNSNQNSSALAKSDERIDAVRSYIYAVRRSHQQKVLVSVSRNHMVESVRDIFQRLDNDDLLSPIMVVFQGEAGIDEGALTTEMLNLFYEQLILVKKALVCAASEEAGAASSHSAGSPVSSGAAAASANASNEPGIHSVLFSTVPYLPAPDADGIAPDLFVLLGKVLLKSIIENRQIPLQLSSAVLKFLSGAEPSFVDLEEYDPNIASTLKRLRLLSAADLEDAGLDFSYFTQEFLRAQTDGRYMTDSPLTPESVSDYISLREKFDLVERRRTALEAMRKGFYCEPSLEHHLKLLSPSDLLLLLCGQLHVSAQVIVDALEFQGFSRNSNTPRYLKEVLLDMSQNNLRRFLQLCTATAAVPVSGAMKKIKVLRCADEGRLPVGHGCTNQLDLPDYNDKQIIKEKLEIALAHASDGFHVV encoded by the coding sequence ATGCCAGACCCGCAGTCTGCCTCACCCGGCAGCGTgtacagcggcggcgtgccgccCATGGTGTGGATAcagcgggagcagcagcgcatcccGCTTCAGTTCTCCGCAACCGGCAGCCCCAATCTAGACgggacgcggctgcgcgaggagggcaATGAGGCCTTCAAGGCAGGCCGGTATCACGAGGCGATCCGCTACTACACCCAGGCGATCGAGGTCGATCCGGACTCGGAGTTCCTATACACCAACCGCTCCTTTGCCTACTTCAATATCAAAGAGTTCGAGAAGTCCGCCGCTGAcgcggcgaaggcggtggagaTCAACGCGAACTTCTTCAAGGGGCACTACCGGCTGGGGCTGGCTCAGATGAGCTTGAACGACTTTGGCCATGCCATGGAGAGTCTACGCAAGGCCTGGGCGCTGGCGCCCAGTGAGAACAAAGAGGCTATTCGGGTAGCCATGGCGAAATGCGAGTCCAAGATGGCGCGAGCGCCGATtacgccgctgctgatgagTCCTGGCGATTCCTCGTCCATGCCCTATACCGAGACTGGTATCAGCTCACGCTCTTCATGGCCGGCGGCTCCGGCGCGTCCCACAGACGTGCAGCCTACACTCGGCAGCACTAGGGTGGACTTCTCGGAGCTGGAGGCAGATATACGGCGCGCGGCGACCTTGCGGGACCAGGCAGCGGCGTATGCGGAGACATACAAGGCGCAGAACGACATTGTAGAGTGCAGCAAGCGGTCTGACAAGATCAAGTCTCTCATGAGCATCGCCACCTCCAGCGAGCTCTCTGCCCTTTCCAAGGAAGCAGACGAGAAACAGTCGCAGTTGCGTCGTGCTGTGCGCGACCAGGATAGCAACGCTTATCACAAAGCGCGGTGTGACCGAGATGCTACACTCAACAAGCTGTGGGACACTGCTGCACAGGCTGGGATGGCGATTGCGCAGCTCAAGAAAATTGCCAAGGAGGAGCAGAACTTTTTCAGCCGATTCGGCCCGGCGTCCAACGGCACGCTGTCCAACGTCCCGACGCAAGGGACGAGTGACAGGGTAACGGCCGTGGCGACACCCGTAGCGGCTGAGTCGCCGCCCGCCTCGGCACCGGCTCCGCCAACCGAAGCTCCgaccgatgccgccgccccaGGCACGTCCCTGTCTCGTGCTTCTTGTATTTCCCCAGGAAGCTCCACACCGAccgccgaggcggtggcgccgcagcagccgttgaCTACCCCGAGGGCCGGCGCAAGCCATTCTACCCAgagctccaccaccgccggcgctgaacttgaccagctgctgcgacgccgtGTCGAGATCAACGAGGCGGTGCGAAAGGCGCAGAAGtgcttcgccgccaccgacgcggcCGGGCAGGCGCTCTTGCACTCGTTGAAGGtagaggcggaggcgatgaaGGAGGTGCGTTCGCTCCTTGCCGAGGCAGTGGAGCTCGACACCCAGCTGGAGACCCACGCGCGTCAGGTGGCGCAGACCACAACGAAGGAGCTTTCCGATGTGCGGTTGCAGGCGCTGGACCAGATGAGCAGCATCGTCGAGCGCGTGAAAGCAGACAAGGAGGCCTTCGCCAAGACGATGCGCGAGGGCGACGgcctgctggaggaggaggcgaagctcGAGCAACAGCGCCTCTTGCACGAGCGCCAGCGCATTCAGCTGCAGGCCGAAATTGAATGGTTCAAGATTCGAGATGAGCCAGAGAATAAGATCGAATGCCTGCAGGTGCAGGTGAAACGACTGCACCAGCGTATCGCTGCCATCCACGAGAAGCAGAAAGCTGTGCAGACACGCCTCATGGAGCTGGTGGAGCAGGATCACCCGGAGCTGGCGTGGAAGTCGATGGCGAACGGTTCACGAATCTTGCGGCTGGTAAAAGGCAGCGGGCTCTGGCAGAACCTTTCCTTCTCCGACTTTCAGGTTTTGTCGACGCTGTCGTCCACTGTGAACAGCAAGGTATACCACGCGTTACGCCGCGGCGAGCACGTCGCTGTGAAGGAGATCtccatcgacgacgacgcggcgcgccgacgcTTCCAGCGAGAGGTGAATATCGTCTCCACCTGCAACCACCCCAACATCATCCGTATCAAAGGCGTCTTCTTCGACGGGCCTTTTGCCTATATCCTCTTACCCTACTACCACCGCGGCAGCCTGCGGGCGTTGCTGTCGAAGCAGGAGCCCATGTcgtgggtggcggtgcaggacATGCTCCGTCAActcgccagcggcgtcgcctACCTGCACGAGCACGGCATTGTCCACGGTGACCTGAAGCCGTCCAACGTGCTCATTGCGGATGACGGGCGGCCTGTCATCTCCGACTTTGGCATCGCCAAGGACCacggcgccctcggcgttgCTGACATGACGCTGACAACCACCGTGACGAGCACCAGCAACGGTCCCAGCAGCATCGTGGGCACAGTACAGTATATGGCACCTGAGCAGCTGCTCTGCGAGACGGGCTCACACAAGACGAAGTCCACGGGCATGTCAGACATGTGGGCGCTCGGGTTCACGatgctggaggtggcgctAGAGAACGCGTTTTTTCACGATGGCTCACTGGGAAAGCCATGTTTGCCGCTGTTGCTACCAGAGCAGAAGCGGATCGATGTGCCGGCCAAGGCCGTCGGCGGTGACGAGAAGCTAGCCGAGGCAATCGCGTCAGTGCTCGTGGCCGACCCAGGAAACCGGGCGACCGCCTACGACCTGCTGGCGCACCCGTACTTCAGCTCAACGCTCAGCTCCATGAACAGCAACCAAAACAGCAGTGCACTGGCCAAGAGCGACGAGCGCATCGACGCTGTTCGCTCGTACATCTATGCCGTCCGTCGAAGCCATCAACAGAAGGTGCTGGTGTCGGTCTCGCGCAACCACATGGTGGAGTCCGTGCGTGACATCTTCCAGCGCCTCGACAACGATGACCTACTCTCTCCCATCATGGTTGTCTTCCAGGGCGAGGCCGGCATTGACGAGGGCGCTCTGACGACGGAGATGCTCAACCTCTTCTACGAACAGCTGATTCTAGTGAAGAAGGCTCTCGTGTGCGCAGCCTCTGAGGAGGCGGGCGCAGCATCTTCGCATTCCGCAGGCTCCCCTGTATCGTctggcgcggcagctgcttcgGCGAACGCGTCAAACGAGCCAGGCATTCATTCTGTCCTCTTTTCCACTGTTCCGTACCTCCCCGCGCCGGATGCGGATGGCATCGCGCCGGACCTGTTCGTGCTGCTCGGCAAGGTGCTCCTCAAGAGCATCATCGAGAACCGCCAGATCCCACTGCAGCTGAGCTCTGCTGTGCTCAAGTTCCTCTCCGGTGCGGAGCCTTCGTTTGTGGACTTGGAGGAGTATGACCCGAACATTGCAAGCACGCTGAAGCGGCTGCGTCTCTTGTCCGCTGCCGACCTCGAGGACGCCGGGCTCGACTTTTCCTACTTCACCCAGGAGTTCCTGAGAGCGCAGACAGACGGCCGGTACATGACGGACTCGCCCCTCACACCCGAGAGTGTGAGCGACTACATTAGCCTTCGTGAGAAGTTCGACCTGGTGGAGCGCCGGCGCACGGCGTTGGAGGCGATGCGGAAAGGATTCTACTGCGAGCCGTCTCTCGAGCACCACCTCAagctcctctctccctcggACTTGCTGCTACTTCTGTGCGGCCAGCTGCACGTGTCAGCGCAGGTCATCGTTGACGCGTTGGAGTTCCAAGGCTTCAGCCGCAACTCCAACACGCCCAGGTACCTGAAGGAAGTTTTGCTGGACATGTCACAGAATAATCTACGGCGTTTCCTACAGCTgtgcacggcgacggcggccgtgcCGGTGAGCGGGGCCATGAAGAAGATCAAAGTGTTGCGCTGCGCTGACGAGGGGCGACTGCCGGTCGGCCACGGCTGCACAAATCAGCTGGACCTCCCTGATTACAACGATAAGCAGATCATCAAGGAGAAGCTGGAGATTGCCTTGGCGCATGCCAGTGACGGCTTTCACGTTGTTTAA
- a CDS encoding protein kinase A catalytic subunit isoform 1, translating to MSSAAKDSYPAESLGQLSSEKAQTSKAPSSHPDSPKGAVTPNAKATYSFERPDTSSWKFSDFELKNTLGTGSFGRVRIAHRKGTEEYYAIKCLRKREIIKMKQQQHVAQEKGILMEVCHPFIVNMMCSFQDEKKVYFVLEFVMGGEMFTHLRTAGRFPNDVAKFYHAELVLAFEYLHSLDVIYRDLKPENLLLDNKGHVKVTDFGFAKKVPDRTFTLCGTPEYLAPEVIQSKGHGKAVDWWTMGVLLYEFIAGYPPFYDDTPFRIYEKILAGRLKFPNWFDGRARDLVKALLQTDHTKRLGTLKGGPADVKNHPYFHGANWSKLYARYYPAPIPVRVKSPGDTSNFEKYPDSPVDRTPALTSAQQAEFNGF from the coding sequence ATGTCGTCTGCTGCCAAGGACAGCTATCCGGCGGAGTCATTGGGCCAACTCAGCAGCGAGAAGGCGCAGACGTCGAAGGCTCCCTCAAGTCATCCCGACTCCCCGAAGGGGGCTGTCACGCCAAATGCCAAGGCCACCTATTCCTTTGAGAGGCCGGACACCTCCAGCTGGAAATTCTCGGACTTCGAACTGAAAAACACGCTCGGCACCGGCTCCTTCGGCCGCGTGCGCATCGCTCACCGCAAGGGCACGGAGGAGTACTACGCGATCAAGTGCCTGAGAAAGCGTGAGATCATCAAgatgaagcagcagcagcacgttgCGCAGGAAAAGGGGATCCTAATGGAGGTGTGTCACCCGTTCATCGTGAACATGATGTGCTCCTTCCAGGACGAGAAGAAGGTGTACTTTGTGCTGGAGTTCGTGATGGGCGGCGAGATGTTCACGCACCTGCGCACTGCTGGGCGGTTCCCGAATGACGTTGCGAAGTTCTACCACGCGGAGCTGGTGCTTGCGTTCGAGTACCTGCACTCGCTGGACGTGATCTACCGCGATCTGAAGCCGGAGAATCTGCTGCTGGACAACAAGGGGCACGTGAAGGTGACGGACTTTGGGTTTGCGAAGAAGGTGCCGGACCGGACGTTCACGCTGTGCGGGACACCGGAGTATCTTGCGCCGGAGGTGATCCAGAGCAAGGGCCACGGGAAGGCGGTGGACTGGTGGACGATGGGCGTGCTGCTGTACGAATTCATTGCTGGATACCCGCCGTTCTACGATGACACGCCGTTCCGGATTTACGAGAAGATCCTTGCTGGGCGGCTGAAGTTCCCGAACTGGTTTGACGGCCGCGCTCGCGACCTTgtgaaggcgctgctgcagacaGACCATACGAAGCGCCTGGGGACGCTGAAAGGCGGGCCGGCGGACGTGAAGAACCACCCGTACTTCCACGGTGCGAACTGGAGCAAGCTGTACGCCCGCTACTACCCCGCGCCGATCCCTGTGCGGGTGAAGAGCCCTGGCGACACGAGCAACTTCGAAAAGTACCCGGACAGCCCGGTCGACCGCACGCCTGCGCTGAcgtcggcgcagcaggcCGAGTTCAATGGCTTTTAG